A single Symbiobacterium thermophilum IAM 14863 DNA region contains:
- a CDS encoding GerW family sporulation protein — translation MAAEMLNSVMATLEKHLHIKSIVGEPMTVGDVTLIPVMDLTFGFGAGGGEGRDEKQGGSGVGGGGGARLAAKAVIVIKDGEVSVLPLGRGTAIDKIMEKIPGILEKVNVNVNAGGKEKDDDDE, via the coding sequence ATGGCGGCGGAGATGCTGAACTCGGTGATGGCGACCCTGGAGAAGCACCTGCACATTAAGTCCATCGTCGGCGAACCCATGACAGTCGGCGACGTGACCCTGATTCCGGTGATGGATCTGACCTTCGGCTTCGGGGCAGGCGGCGGCGAAGGACGCGACGAGAAGCAGGGCGGCTCGGGCGTGGGCGGCGGCGGGGGCGCCCGCCTGGCGGCCAAGGCGGTCATCGTGATCAAGGACGGCGAGGTCTCCGTGCTGCCGCTGGGCCGGGGGACGGCCATCGACAAGATCATGGAGAAGATCCCCGGAATCCTGGAGAAGGTCAACGTGAACGTGAACGCCGGCGGCAAGGAGAAGGACGACGACGACGAGTAA
- the leuB gene encoding 3-isopropylmalate dehydrogenase: MAQPTYHIACLPGDGIGPEVTRGAVTVLQAAAAAYGFRLEFSEYLVGGAAYDAVGTPFPDETRDACDRADAILFGAVGGPRYEGLPWDLRPEAGLLAIRKRYDLYANLRPILLYPPLKDASPLKNEIIGGGVDFIIVRELVGGIYFGEPRGIETLPDGTRRGVNTEVYTDAEIARIARMGFEIARGRRRRLTSVDKGNVMEAGKLWRTVVDEVAREFPDVEVEHLLADNAAMQILRRPGDFDVMLASNLFGDFLSDEAAMLTGSIGLLPSASLGAARNRFGLPKGFYEPIHGSAPDIAGQDRANPLAAILCGAMLLRHSLGREDAARAVEQAVAAVLEEGLRTADITVPGTAVLGTAAMARAVADRVH, translated from the coding sequence TTGGCTCAGCCTACCTACCACATTGCCTGCCTCCCGGGCGACGGGATCGGTCCCGAGGTCACCCGGGGGGCAGTGACCGTGCTGCAGGCAGCCGCGGCTGCCTACGGTTTCCGCCTGGAGTTTTCGGAGTACCTGGTGGGCGGAGCCGCTTACGACGCTGTGGGAACCCCCTTTCCGGACGAGACGCGGGATGCGTGTGACCGCGCGGATGCCATCCTCTTCGGCGCCGTGGGCGGTCCCCGCTACGAGGGGCTGCCGTGGGACCTGCGCCCGGAGGCCGGCCTGCTGGCCATCCGGAAGCGCTACGACCTGTACGCGAACCTGCGTCCCATCCTGCTCTACCCCCCGCTGAAGGACGCCTCGCCGCTGAAGAACGAGATCATCGGCGGCGGCGTCGATTTCATCATCGTGCGGGAGCTGGTGGGCGGCATCTACTTTGGCGAGCCTCGGGGCATCGAGACCCTGCCCGACGGCACTCGCCGGGGCGTGAACACCGAGGTGTACACCGACGCCGAGATCGCCCGCATCGCGCGCATGGGCTTCGAAATCGCCCGGGGGCGCAGGCGTAGGCTGACCTCGGTGGACAAGGGCAACGTGATGGAGGCCGGCAAGCTGTGGCGGACCGTGGTCGACGAGGTGGCCCGGGAGTTCCCCGACGTCGAGGTGGAGCATCTCCTGGCGGACAACGCGGCGATGCAGATCCTGCGCCGCCCCGGCGATTTCGACGTAATGCTGGCCTCCAACCTGTTCGGGGACTTTCTCTCCGACGAGGCGGCCATGCTGACCGGCTCCATCGGCCTGCTGCCCTCGGCCTCGCTCGGGGCGGCGCGCAACCGATTCGGCCTGCCCAAGGGCTTCTATGAACCCATCCACGGCTCCGCGCCGGACATCGCCGGCCAGGACCGGGCCAACCCCCTGGCCGCCATCCTCTGCGGCGCCATGCTCCTGCGTCACTCGCTGGGCCGGGAGGACGCGGCCCGGGCGGTGGAACAGGCGGTGGCTGCGGTCCTGGAAGAGGGTCTGCGCACCGCCGACATCACCGTGCCCGGCACTGCGGTCCTCGGCACGGCGGCGATGGCCCGCGCGGTCGCCGACCGGGTCCACTGA
- a CDS encoding thioesterase family protein: MSLAPGLTATAETVVTPENCARAVGSGAVDVFATPMMIALMEEAAARAVEPFLGEGETTVGTRVDVEHLAATPPGMKVRATAVLERVDGRRLLFRVEAFDDRERVGSGTHERVIVRMERFLQRAGEKRLP; encoded by the coding sequence ATGTCGCTTGCGCCCGGTCTCACCGCGACGGCCGAGACGGTGGTGACGCCGGAGAACTGCGCCAGGGCCGTGGGCAGCGGCGCGGTGGACGTGTTCGCGACGCCGATGATGATTGCGCTCATGGAGGAGGCGGCGGCCAGGGCGGTGGAGCCGTTCCTCGGGGAGGGCGAGACCACCGTGGGCACCCGGGTCGACGTCGAGCACCTCGCCGCGACGCCGCCGGGGATGAAGGTCCGGGCCACCGCCGTGCTGGAGCGGGTGGACGGGCGGCGGCTGCTGTTCCGGGTCGAGGCGTTCGACGACCGGGAGCGGGTCGGAAGCGGCACCCACGAGCGGGTCATCGTGCGCATGGAGAGGTTCCTCCAGCGGGCGGGGGAAAAGCGGTTGCCTTAA
- a CDS encoding class I SAM-dependent methyltransferase — translation MVHRFDPQRVERLLDERRYSWHDPAQVLRHLDLDRCTALADVGCGPGWFALPAAKRLPPGGVVYGIDISEEMLEHLRRRARAQGVDNVVPVLAEEEDEWPVPTESCEAVLIADVYHEVDPASMFIGEVKRILRPGGVCLVVDWKPEPTPEGPPADHRVDPDDVIAEFTAGGFQFVGPCDVGPYSYGLKFAKPPHP, via the coding sequence GTGGTCCACAGGTTCGATCCTCAGCGCGTCGAACGGCTTCTGGACGAGCGCCGCTACAGCTGGCACGATCCGGCGCAGGTCCTGCGCCACCTGGACCTGGACCGCTGCACCGCCCTCGCGGACGTGGGCTGCGGGCCCGGCTGGTTCGCGCTTCCGGCGGCGAAGCGGCTGCCTCCCGGCGGGGTGGTGTACGGCATCGACATCAGCGAGGAGATGCTGGAGCACCTGCGCCGGCGGGCCCGCGCGCAGGGCGTCGACAACGTCGTGCCCGTCCTCGCCGAGGAGGAGGACGAGTGGCCGGTGCCCACCGAGTCGTGCGAGGCGGTGCTGATCGCCGACGTCTACCACGAGGTCGACCCGGCCTCCATGTTCATCGGCGAGGTGAAGCGCATCCTGCGCCCGGGAGGCGTCTGTCTGGTGGTGGACTGGAAGCCGGAGCCGACTCCCGAGGGCCCGCCCGCCGACCACCGGGTCGACCCGGATGACGTCATCGCGGAGTTTACGGCCGGCGGGTTTCAGTTCGTCGGCCCCTGCGACGTGGGGCCCTACTCGTACGGGTTGAAGTTTGCAAAACCGCCGCACCCGTGA
- a CDS encoding thymidine kinase: protein MHRNLNYGWIDVITSGSMYAGKTTELIRRVRTFILAKRTAVVFQPRMAKRYTDDEVIVTHDGLRFEAVHTDSPLEILWYAEIHKPDVIGIDEAQFYDVSLVDTVQELANRGHYVIAAGLSQTSEGRPFGCMPQLLALADSITSVYGVCVVCGEPATKPFALTAKTEDVVVGGGEKYEARCRKCWLEGRRARGEQC from the coding sequence TTGCACCGTAATCTCAACTACGGATGGATCGATGTCATCACCTCGGGCAGCATGTACGCCGGCAAGACGACCGAGCTGATCCGCCGGGTCCGAACGTTCATCCTGGCGAAGCGGACCGCCGTCGTCTTCCAGCCGCGCATGGCCAAACGGTATACCGACGACGAGGTGATCGTGACCCATGACGGGCTCCGGTTCGAGGCGGTCCACACCGACAGCCCGCTGGAGATCCTCTGGTATGCTGAGATCCACAAGCCCGACGTGATCGGCATCGACGAGGCGCAGTTCTACGACGTGTCGCTGGTGGACACGGTGCAGGAGCTGGCCAACCGCGGCCATTACGTGATCGCAGCCGGACTGTCGCAGACGTCGGAGGGCAGGCCCTTCGGCTGCATGCCCCAGCTGCTGGCCCTGGCGGACAGCATCACGTCCGTATACGGGGTGTGCGTCGTCTGTGGCGAACCGGCCACCAAGCCGTTCGCGCTTACCGCGAAGACCGAGGACGTGGTGGTGGGTGGCGGCGAAAAGTACGAGGCCCGCTGCCGCAAGTGCTGGCTGGAGGGGAGAAGGGCCCGGGGCGAGCAATGTTGA
- a CDS encoding N-acetylmuramoyl-L-alanine amidase CwlD, producing MRKFPLPQAVLLGLVAAVLVAATWPLWKGLRASREGGEPQAPEPAPGPLAGLVIVVDPGHGGWDPGAVVAGVKEKDLTLQVAHVLKEILEARGARVVLTRTDDTHYSRTVREDLRQRVALVGEHQADLFLSLHANQDRCHCWGAQTFYQKGGSAEGKALAISIQNRLRERTDTTRYALPGDYFVLRTTEVPAVIVEMGFLSNAAERGRMQQPEYQRTIAEAIADGVVDYREYISRHPGTAPENPADPGEASPRS from the coding sequence GTGCGCAAGTTTCCGCTGCCTCAGGCCGTCTTGCTGGGCCTGGTCGCCGCCGTCCTGGTCGCGGCGACCTGGCCGCTGTGGAAAGGGCTGCGGGCGTCCCGGGAGGGCGGCGAGCCGCAGGCCCCCGAACCCGCGCCCGGCCCGCTGGCCGGCTTGGTCATCGTGGTGGATCCGGGACACGGGGGCTGGGATCCGGGGGCCGTGGTGGCGGGGGTGAAGGAGAAGGACCTCACGCTGCAGGTGGCCCACGTCCTCAAGGAGATTTTGGAAGCGCGCGGGGCCCGGGTGGTTCTCACCCGGACCGACGACACCCACTACTCCCGCACGGTCCGGGAGGACCTGCGTCAGCGGGTGGCCCTGGTGGGCGAGCACCAGGCGGACCTGTTCCTGTCGCTGCACGCGAATCAGGACCGCTGCCACTGCTGGGGCGCGCAGACCTTCTACCAGAAGGGCGGCTCGGCGGAGGGCAAGGCCCTGGCCATCTCCATCCAGAACCGGCTGCGGGAGAGGACCGATACCACCCGATACGCCCTGCCGGGCGACTACTTCGTCCTGCGCACCACGGAGGTGCCGGCGGTCATCGTGGAGATGGGCTTCCTCTCCAACGCGGCCGAGCGCGGCCGGATGCAGCAGCCGGAGTACCAACGGACGATTGCCGAGGCCATCGCAGACGGGGTCGTGGACTACCGGGAGTACATCTCCCGCCATCCCGGCACGGCGCCGGAGAATCCGGCTGACCCGGGGGAGGCCTCCCCCCGGTCCTGA
- the rpsI gene encoding 30S ribosomal protein S9, which translates to MSTVTQYWGTGRRKTAIARARLLPGTGNFVVNGRTLQEYFGLQTLQMMVESPFTVTGTTGKFDVYLNVIGGGISGQAGACRHAIARALVKYDPELRPALKQAGFLTRDPRMKERRKYGLKKARKRPQFSKR; encoded by the coding sequence ATGTCGACCGTGACGCAGTACTGGGGTACGGGCCGCCGGAAGACCGCCATCGCCCGGGCTCGCCTGCTGCCGGGTACCGGCAACTTCGTGGTGAACGGCCGCACCCTTCAGGAGTACTTCGGTCTTCAGACCCTGCAGATGATGGTGGAGAGCCCGTTCACCGTGACCGGGACGACGGGCAAGTTTGACGTCTACCTGAACGTGATCGGCGGGGGCATCTCCGGCCAGGCGGGCGCCTGCCGGCACGCCATCGCCCGTGCGCTGGTCAAGTATGATCCCGAGCTGCGCCCTGCGCTGAAGCAGGCCGGATTCCTCACCCGCGACCCGCGGATGAAGGAGCGCCGGAAGTACGGCCTCAAGAAGGCCCGCAAGCGCCCGCAGTTCTCCAAGCGCTAA
- the rplM gene encoding 50S ribosomal protein L13 — protein MTDSVGGNPVNKTYMANPQNVERKWYVVDAEGKTLGRLASKVAAILRGKHKPTFTPHVDCGDFVIIVNAEKIQVTGKKVTDKVYYRHSGYPGGQKATTFEQMIARRPERVLELAIKGMLPHNRLGRQMYRKLKVYAGPEHPHAAQKPEPLEV, from the coding sequence ATGACCGATTCCGTAGGAGGGAACCCCGTGAACAAGACTTACATGGCCAATCCGCAGAATGTGGAGCGGAAGTGGTATGTGGTCGACGCCGAAGGCAAGACCCTCGGGCGGTTGGCCAGCAAGGTGGCTGCCATTCTGCGCGGCAAGCATAAGCCCACGTTTACCCCGCACGTTGATTGCGGTGATTTTGTCATCATCGTCAATGCCGAGAAGATCCAGGTGACCGGCAAGAAGGTCACGGACAAGGTCTACTACCGTCACTCCGGTTATCCGGGCGGACAGAAGGCCACGACCTTCGAGCAGATGATCGCGAGGCGGCCTGAGCGCGTCCTTGAGCTCGCCATCAAAGGCATGCTTCCGCACAACCGGCTGGGCAGGCAGATGTACCGCAAGCTGAAGGTGTACGCCGGTCCCGAGCACCCGCATGCGGCGCAGAAGCCCGAGCCGCTTGAGGTCTAA
- the truA gene encoding tRNA pseudouridine(38-40) synthase TruA, with translation MRTIKLILAYDGTAYAGFQRQPNGITIQQRLEEALRAVTGEPDLRIGAAAGRTDAGVHARGQVVHLRTYATIPIDRWPAALNGHLPDDIAVIGAEEAPPDFHARYWAREKRYRYTFCLSPYRLPMARLYSYHWHRPVDVDAMRRAAALLVGRHDFAAFRATGGSARTTVRTITRLTLTEEPPFLHLDVTADGFLYNMVRIIAGTLLEVGAGRRSLDRVAQALRHGRREDAGRTLPPHGLCLEEVVYGDGPSIPPWAAEAAPDADLEP, from the coding sequence GCTTTCAGCGGCAGCCCAACGGCATCACCATCCAGCAGCGGCTGGAGGAGGCGCTGCGAGCCGTCACCGGCGAGCCCGACCTGCGCATCGGCGCGGCCGCCGGCCGCACGGACGCGGGCGTCCACGCCCGGGGCCAGGTGGTGCACCTGCGCACATACGCCACCATTCCCATCGACCGGTGGCCCGCGGCCCTGAACGGCCATCTCCCGGACGACATCGCCGTCATCGGCGCAGAGGAGGCGCCCCCCGACTTCCACGCCCGGTACTGGGCCCGGGAGAAGCGGTACCGGTATACGTTCTGCCTTTCCCCGTACCGGCTGCCGATGGCCCGTCTGTACAGCTACCACTGGCACCGGCCGGTGGACGTGGACGCGATGCGGCGGGCGGCGGCGCTGCTGGTGGGGCGGCACGACTTCGCCGCCTTCCGGGCGACGGGGGGATCGGCCCGCACGACCGTGCGGACGATCACCCGGCTGACGCTCACCGAGGAGCCGCCGTTCCTCCACCTGGACGTCACGGCCGATGGCTTCCTCTATAACATGGTGCGGATCATCGCCGGCACGCTGCTGGAGGTGGGCGCAGGCCGGCGCAGCCTCGACCGGGTGGCCCAGGCCCTGCGGCACGGCCGGCGGGAGGATGCGGGCCGGACCCTGCCGCCCCACGGGCTCTGCCTGGAAGAGGTGGTCTACGGCGACGGCCCGAGCATTCCGCCCTGGGCCGCGGAGGCCGCGCCGGACGCGGATTTGGAGCCTTGA